The genomic window CAAGCAATAGTAGATAGTCACAATTATGGAAAATTATCTTTTGTTGAGTTTACTTCATTTTTATTATTTCCAACAACACTCTTAGCAGGTCCAATTGATAGATCATATAGATTTCAAGAAGATTTACAAAAAGGTTATGAAAACTTAACTTTAAGTAATATTGGAAAAGGTTGGGATATTTTAATAGTTGGGATTTTATTTAAGTTTATTTTTGCTGGTTTAGTTGATAACTTTTGGCTTTCAAATATTGATGAAAAAAGTACTAATTTGCTTGATATGATAAATTGTGCATACTCTTATACTGTATATTTATTTTTTGATTTTGCTGGTTATAGTGCCATGGCTGTTGGTTTAAGTATTATGATTGGAATTAATATTCCTATGAACTTTAATCATCCATATTTAGCTCCGAATCCACAAGATTTTTGGAGAAGATTTCATATTACTTTAGGTTCTTGGTTAACAGATTATTTCTTTAAACCTTTATATAAATATTTACATAATTTTAATGTTTTAAAAGGAAGAAGATTATTAATTCAAAATCTTGCAATTATAGCCACATTTTTACTTATGGGAATGTGGAATGGTTTTACTTGGTATTTTATTTTTAGTGGTTTTTTATTTGGGCTTTACTCTGCAATTCATAACATATATGTAGTTTATGTAAAAAAAGGTGGATTTGATTATTTTACGGTTTTCCCAGATATTATAGCTTTAAATTTAAAACGATTTTTAATGATAAATGGTGCAGTTTTCGCACTTTACTTTTTTAGTGGGAGAGTTCCTATATGAGATTTGATTTACAATTATTAGATTTTGTTGATTGTGACAAAAATTTTGAAAAATTAGCAATATGTGCTAGTGATAAAGATTTAACTTGGCTTGAATTTAAAAGTGAAGTTGAAAAACTAAAAATTGAAATTTTAAACTATAATCTACCAAAAGGTCATCCAGTTGTTATTTATGGACATAAAGAAGCTAAGTTTATAGTAACAATGACTGCTTGTATGAGTTTAGGTTTACCATATATTCCAGTTGATACTATTTATCCAAAAGAGAGACTTCTAAAAATTGTAAATATTGTAAGTTCTGCACTTATAATAAATACTATTGATGATACTTTAGATTTTAATAAAGATAATTTAAATACTTCATATAATCTAAATGACCCAATTATATATATTATATTTACATCAGGAAGCACTGGTGAGCCAAAAGGTGTTCAAATAACACAAAATTCAATATTAGATTTTAATGAGTGGTTAGAGTCTGATTTTAAATTTTCAAAAGATAGTGTATTTATGAATCAAGCACCTTTTAGTTTTGATTTATCAGTATATGAACTTGTTGGATTTTTATCATTTGGTGGAACTATTATTTTAAATAGTAGAGAACTACTTGAAAATCATATTGAGTATTTTGAGCGATTAAAAAAATATAGTTGTAATACTTGGGTATCAACGCCTTCGTTTATTAGTAAATATTTACTTTCATCTGAATTTGTAGCTAATGAAATAAAAAGTTTACAAACTTTCCTGTTTTGTGGAGAAGTATTGCCTGCTATGACTGCAAAAAGAATTTTGAATAGTTTTCCAAACTCAAAAGTTCTTAACACTTATGGGCCAACAGAAGCTACTGTAGCTACTACTTTAGTAGATATTACACCTGCAATAATTGAGAAGTATTCAAAAAGTTTACCAGTTGGGTATGTAAAAGAAAATACAGTAATAAATTTATTAGATAT from Arcobacter venerupis includes these protein-coding regions:
- a CDS encoding MBOAT family O-acyltransferase; the encoded protein is MENILPFSGIVFFIMFFVFVIFLYLFKNILNKFISYSMVLFIAVILYIIFCIPHADKILFFLLYVYVIYWIFVSNKYQETIFPMILVAIPMIIHKIDVDPLFKILGISYITFRTIQAIVDSHNYGKLSFVEFTSFLLFPTTLLAGPIDRSYRFQEDLQKGYENLTLSNIGKGWDILIVGILFKFIFAGLVDNFWLSNIDEKSTNLLDMINCAYSYTVYLFFDFAGYSAMAVGLSIMIGINIPMNFNHPYLAPNPQDFWRRFHITLGSWLTDYFFKPLYKYLHNFNVLKGRRLLIQNLAIIATFLLMGMWNGFTWYFIFSGFLFGLYSAIHNIYVVYVKKGGFDYFTVFPDIIALNLKRFLMINGAVFALYFFSGRVPI
- a CDS encoding AMP-binding protein — encoded protein: MRFDLQLLDFVDCDKNFEKLAICASDKDLTWLEFKSEVEKLKIEILNYNLPKGHPVVIYGHKEAKFIVTMTACMSLGLPYIPVDTIYPKERLLKIVNIVSSALIINTIDDTLDFNKDNLNTSYNLNDPIIYIIFTSGSTGEPKGVQITQNSILDFNEWLESDFKFSKDSVFMNQAPFSFDLSVYELVGFLSFGGTIILNSRELLENHIEYFERLKKYSCNTWVSTPSFISKYLLSSEFVANEIKSLQTFLFCGEVLPAMTAKRILNSFPNSKVLNTYGPTEATVATTLVDITPAIIEKYSKSLPVGYVKENTVINLLDIDSENVGEIEIVGDNVSIGYFKNEELNTQKFEAKYEKRSFRTGDFGYFEDNMLFFANRKDELIKLHGFRIEIGEIDKEFTNNKKINESITIPLKRGTEVVKLITFIITNTQIEIDELKKEISEVLPYYMIPSDIVVLDKFPYNTNHKIDKTQLINIYRGV